The genomic region TCACCGTACACGTGTTATTGAGATGACTAGTGGGCCCTATCATAACTAGCTTCTCTTAAAGCTTACACGTGTACCCAATGATGACCTAACTGGGCCAACCCAATTTGGAGTAGGCTCAAATTTAACAAACCCGAAATTACTATCAAATTCATAAGAAAATCATACACGTGTCAGTGATAGTGACAGATGGGAAACTACTTCGGCCTACCCAAATTATTCGGAGGCCCACCTTTACCCAACCCACTACCCATCTGATGAAACCCAGTACAACCATACACGTGTCCTTGATGCTGATGTACCATCATCCCATACaccccaccaccaccaccaccactagCAGCAACAAGAGGCGCGTCTTTATCACGTGCAACCGTGGTCTTCTCGCCTTCCATCTCCCTAAACCGCTGCAAGTAAACCTTCAAGGGCTCAACGTAGTCTTCAAAGCCTAAGGTGGTCATGGCCCACAAGAGATCATCACCGTTGATGGTCTTCCTCTTCTCCTTTTGACACTTGTCAGACGCTTCTCCGGTGATGAAGCTGATGAACTCCGATACACATTCCTGCACCGTTTCCTTAGCTTCCTTGGATATCTTGGCGTTAGCAGGCAAAGCCTTTTTCATGATCCTGCCAACGTTAGCAATAGGCAGGAACCTGTCCTGCTCTTTCGGGGAAAAAAGATGGTTATTGTTGCCTGCTGCGTTTGAAGCGTTGTTTTGAGCTCCTCCTGATTCACTGTCTGAATCCGCCATGGCTGGATCGTTTTTGGATGGTGAGCAAAGGTCTATAATgggtttcttttctctttttttttttttttttgcagtgaTAAAGAGGAACTtgagttgaatatatatatattatatatactagTACTAGTACTAGGTTTTCAGTTTCCTCTCTTTTGGTAGGGTTTTTATGGTTGACAAAAGCGAAGCTTGTTTTAATGGAAGATGCTGAGGACCAaagaaagaatatatatatatatatatatatatatatttgagttcTTCAAATATCCTTTTCCCGAAAGAACACTTGACCTTATAGacagatttggtactttgatacTGAAAAAACAGTGAAAGGGAAAAGGTGGATATATATGGAACTTTATATATAGAGAAtgtaaatagaaaaaaattagtatacAAAATGGTAGTAAAAGGTTTGAGGAATAAAAGAAATTTAATGtcatatgaaataaaaattagtaataatgattatttaaattcaaagtgAAATTgatgtatatttttatattatgctTGGACTGAGAAATGATTCAAGCTTATTTTAGATAGAAAATATTACAGAAAGTCAGTCATCAAGTTCCAAATATAAAATGTTTATGTTTGAAAATAAACATCCAAATAaataggatatatatatataggataattattttatttattataagatAAGATAATTATCCatgtatattttttaaatatctagtgttttttcattttatattgtagtataaatataattagattACAAAGTTAttgaaatattatataataaatatatttataaaaattggaTATGCAAATtaggttttatttaaaaaaaaagaatgcaAATTAGGTTTTAGTTGAAGTAAAGTTAAAACATTAAAGTTTATGGTGTAATTTGTATTTTCTCCAGAtttgtataaaaattaaaatgaaaaatattttaaaataatatttattaccttataaaaaatatttttatataatttattaatgaTTTGGTTAATGAATAATACCAACTCAATCAAACTCTTAAATACTT from Gossypium arboreum isolate Shixiya-1 chromosome 1, ASM2569848v2, whole genome shotgun sequence harbors:
- the LOC108482180 gene encoding nuclear transcription factor Y subunit B-3-like; the encoded protein is MADSDSESGGAQNNASNAAGNNNHLFSPKEQDRFLPIANVGRIMKKALPANAKISKEAKETVQECVSEFISFITGEASDKCQKEKRKTINGDDLLWAMTTLGFEDYVEPLKVYLQRFREMEGEKTTVARDKDAPLVAASGGGGGGVYGMMVHQHQGHVYGCTGFHQMGSGLGKGGPPNNLGRPK